The region TGATTCAGATCGACGGTGTAGTGTACTCCCTCCGGCGATCCTACCGACAGGCTGTGGGTGCGTTTGGTCTTTTCGCCCGGAAGCTGCACAAAGGACCGAACAAGCTCGGCTTTTGTGGTTGGCTTAACGCTCACAACTGCAACCGGATCGGGTTCGGGTAATGAGGATAAGGCATGAAGCGGCTGCGGACGCGTACCCGCCTGCGAAACGAACAGACCCAAGCCAGGCCGGAACCAGGACCGCGAAAAATAAACCTCTACCGTGTGCGGTCCCGCCGTAAGCGTTGCCGTCCCGAAATTGGGCTGACCCAGTTCCCGGTGATCGGTCGGGATAACCTCTTTACCGTCGATCCAGACGCCCCCAACGCCACCCCGGTTCAGCTCGAACTGGTAGTCGCCTGCCTGAAGAGCATTCAGTTTACCCGAGAACAGGATAGAGTACTGGCGAGGCTGTCCATACGACACCTCGTAGGTGAGCAGGGTGGTGGTGTCCTGCTTCAGGACTTTTTTGCTGCGGGCTTCGTCGCGGGTAGTCACGTAGCCGCCTTCAACGATGGTGTAGCTAACCGGGCTGCTCCACTGCGCTACCGTTCGGGGCGACATAACCCGGTAGCCTACATTGCGGATGGCTACCGAACCGGTTTTGGCCATGATCGTCAGCGGGCCCAGTTTGGTGTTGTTGAGCGTTTGGCTTTCACGCACCGTCACGCCGTTGAGAGCCAGCTTTTCGAGCAGAGCAGGCCGGTTGGCGCTGCCGGTTTTGTACCACACATCAACGGTTTGCCACAAACCGGGTGCTTTGGTCAGGCGAGCCAGCTCCTGGGTGCTGGCGAAGGAAATAGCCTGCCCTGTGGGTAAGGTCAGGACCAGATCGGCGTTGGCCGATAGCAGCACATCGAAGTGAAGCCGAAAATCATCGGTGGGTGTCAGCAGCGTTAGTGGTTCGGCGGAACCGGTCAGGATTGTGCTGCCGGGTTGGGTTCGCATGGACGTCGCATCGGCCGATGGAGATACTGAACCGACCAACTGCCAGCCAGCGGGCCGCGTCAGTTGAGCCAGCGAGACGGCCGGTAACTCTTTCTGTGCGTAAAGCGGCAAGGCCAGAAGCCAGCTTAGCAACAGAATTGTACCCTGATGTAAAAAAAATGTAATCCGTTTGGTCATATACCTATTCGAGTAGAAATGGCTACTATTGTAGTCATCAAAAATACATAAACAAGCTTGTCTACTGACAGACAACAAAAACTTTTGTCCGCTACCTCCCGTTTACCGGGTGTTATAGCGTGCAATGCGTAACCCAAGCAACTTTTAACCATGAAAGCAATCGTACTTTTAGTTACGGCGACAACGACTTTGGCACTGGCTGGCCCTGGCACGATAACGCCCGGCAAGTCGGTAAAATCAGTTCCTCTAAAACCCCATGCGGCATCGGCAACCCGCGCTGCCATAGCACCCGACCCTGATAACGGAGGCCTTAAACTGACGAATGGATTTCGGGCGCTGGTCTTTGCGGATAACCTCGGAAAAGCCCGGCATATTGCCGTCGACAATGCCGGAACGGTATTCGTAAAGCTGGAAAAACTCAATGAAGGCAAAGGTATCGTTGAGTTGATCGATGCCAACGGCGATGGACGCGCCGACGAAACCATCAAGTTTGGCAATAACACCGGAACGGGTATGGCCATTTATGACGGCTATATGTACGCTTCGTCTGATACATCGGTTTATCGGTACAAACTGACCAACGGTAAGGTGATGGAAACGACACCGATGGAGCCGATCATCACGGGCCTCACGCTGCAACGCCAGCACGCCAGTAAGTCGATGGCCATCTCGCCAGACGGCAAGCTGTTCGTTAACTTTGGTGCCCCTTCAAATGCCTGCCAGGAAAAAGACCGGCAGAAAGGGTCGAAAGGTATGGACCCCTGCCCCATTCTGGAAGAGTACGGGGGTATCTGGCAATTTGATGCCAACAAACTGAATCAGCACAAGGCCGATGGAAAGCGCTATGCTACTGGTATCCGGAATGCCGTTGCCCTGGACTGGAATACGGCCAGCAACTCGCTCTACGCGCTTCAGCACGGCCGCGACAACCTGAACAACTGGGGTGGTATTTTCACCGACGAGTATAGCGCCGAGTTTCCTTCCGAAGAGATGCTGATGGTGAAAGAAGGGGCTGATTTCGGCTGGCCTTATTGTTTTAACAACCACGAGAAGAACCAGAAATTGCTGGCACCCGAATATGGTGGCGATGGTACGAAAATAGACCGATGCGCCGGAAAGGATAAACCCATCATGGCGTTTCCTGGCCACTGGGCACCCAACGATTTGCTGTTTTACACGGGTAATGCCTTCCCGGCTCGGTATAAAAACGGTGCCTTTGTGTGCTTCCACGGCTCCTGGAACCGTGCTCCGCTGAAACAGGGTGGCTATTTTGTGGCCTTTATCCCATTCGGCAAAGACGGACGCCCATCGGGCAAATACGAAGTATTTGCCGAAAATTTTGCCGGTGTAGCCGAAGAAGGTAAACCCGGAACCAGCGTCAACGCGGGTAAACTGGACCTGGCCAGCCCCGGCGATGCCAAAGCGCGGCCCGTAGGATTGGCGCAGGGCCCCGACGGTTCGCTATACATTTCTGATTCAGTGAAAGGTAAGGTTTGGCGGGTAATGTATATGGCCAAAAAATAAGTATGTGCCATTTAGGCCCATAGCGCTTAGTTAGTTATTTTTCGGAATAACTAGTTGATAAATAGATTATTGTGTCCTTTGTTTTGAAAAAATAGCACCCGTTTCGGCGGGTGCGCTTTTTTTATGCAGTCTCGATTAAGTCTATTTTTGTAGCGTAGTATTCTCAACGTTACTTAATGAAAAACAGACTCTTCGACGGGATAAGCATCCTGTTGATTCTTGTTGCAATTTATGCCCTGAACCATCAGCTTACGACAATAGCGGATGTGCATATGGGCGACGAAGCGTTTTACTTATATCAGGGAATCAGCAATTTTCGTCTGGGCCTGCAAACCGACTGGGGACCCGCTTATTCGCTCTGGTATAAATTTCTCTCCTTCTTTCAGCCGGATACCATTCGCCTGTACTACCTGAACATGTTTCTGATGTCGTCGCTCCCGACGATTGTTTTGTATGTAGCTCTTCGTGTTGCCGGATTCCGCTGGTACTGGGCGTTGTATTGTACGCTGGCGTTTCATTTTTCCCGGATGAATTTTCCAGAGGGCGTCAAAGTGTCAATCCTGCTCTTTCTGCTGACTCTGCTGGTGTTTATTGTTGGCGCCCGTTACCTGCGGCACCGGCTTCATTTGGCTTGCGCCCTACTAACCCTCACCTATGGGGTATTTGCGTATTTCCGGCCGGAGTTTGTGGTTCCTTTCGGGGGGTGTTTCGTTTTGCTTATCGGTGTTACGATCTGGTTCAAGCAATCATTCTACCCGATTGCCGGGGTTGCAGTGGTCATTTTGCTGCTCTTCTTTGGGGTAGGCAGCCCCCTGTCCGAAAAAGGCGAAAAAGCTTTCAAGCAGGATTTTTCGTACAACTACACCATGCGCCATCCCGAAGACACGCGACTTCGTCAGTATAATAACTGGGTCGATTCCGAGGTGATGTCGCAGCTTATTTTTGGCGAACGGGTGAGTGGGTTCGGTGATGCTCTGATCAATCACCCCAAACTTGTTCTGGGCGATCACCTGCTGCCGAACATCTATAACCTGAGCGTGCAGCTTATTGGTATTCTCGGCACCTATTTTACGCCCCTTACCTATTTGCCGGGCGTAGCGGCCCTTGACCCTTTATGGCATCGGAAACTTACCTGGCTTTTGCTGTTGATGGGGTTCCTGGCGGTGGTGTCTGTTCGCCAAACGGCACGCGCTGTAGGCCAGATGGTGATGGATAATCCCTGGCTTTATATTGTGGCAACTACGGCGATTATTGCCCCGATTGCCAGTTCGGTCTATTCCATGGGGATCAAGATTCGGTACCTGCCCCCTTTTTACTTTTTCATTCCGGTAGTAGCTGGTACACTGCTGGTGAGTCTTCGGGTACGTCCCTGGCTGAGTCAGCGTGTTGACCTTCGCAAACCGATAAACCCATCAACGCGGGGGATACTGACCGTGCTGTTTGTGCTTGGGTTAGTGGCCTGGATGTTCCGGGAGTCGGAATATCAGACGCCAGCCAAAACAAATGATAAGGATCTGATCAAATACACCCAAAAGCTGACCGCTTCAGTAACCGACAGAGATCAGATTCGTATGTTTGAAAATCCGGATGCTTTAACCACCTACCTTGGTGGCATTGCCATCGCCTACGAGCGTTACAAACGAAATACGGATTTTTATAAGTTTGTTAAGCAGAACGACATTAATCTAATCATTTTCAGGCCGGAGATCGTGCAGTATTATAGCAACGATACCAGTATACAGCGTTTCATCGAACATCCCCCCCAGGCATTTGTCCGCAAACCCGGTTTCTATCCAAACACCTATACCTTCATCCGTCAGGATTTGCTGAACTAACACGGTCGGTACTACAACGCTGTTGCTACGACGGTTACGTAATAAAAGCCACCCACGCTGGGCCCGGCCGTGAAGGTTGTGTAGGGCTTGTTCAGCAGGTTAGTACCCCCAATTTTAAACGACAGCGAATTGGCCGACCGGCCGAGATTGGTGAGGGCGTAGCTGATCTGCGCGTCGAAGGTGTTGATGGCGGGGACAACACCCGTTGCCAGCGACGACTGCCACAGGAAGGAACTTTGGTATTTATAATTGAGCGCGAACCCTACGTTCTGCCAGAGAGCCGGATTCGAAATGCCGACGTTTGTGATCCATTTAGGCGTGTTAAAGGCTTCTTCCAGCCCATCGCCCTGGTCGGTGCGGTCCAGCTTGGCCAGCGAGACATTGCCCGAAATCACCCAATCGCGGCCCGCTGAATACCGCAGCCCCAGACTCGACCCATAGTTATACACTTTCGTTTTCGAGTTGGTCCATAACCGGTAGCGGTCCTGCTGATTTCGGTCGGCCATGTAATAGGCCAGTGAATCGGGGTTCTTGCCTCTGGGAATGTTGGCTTCTACCTGCGCGATGAAATTTCGGTAAACGTTAAAGTAGAAATCAACGTCTACGTACAGTTTTTTGTCGAAAAACAGCCCTTTGTACCCAACCTCAACGCTGTTGACCTGCTCAGGTTTCAGGTAGGTATAGGTGTTGGGCTTCAACAGCCCTTTGTTCTTCTGAATCGCCTGATCGGTCGTCAGTTTATTGGTGTTCACATCGGTGTTGATGGCTGCCTGAAAGGCGTCGATGGATGTGCGCAGATACGAGTTCTCAAAAATTCCCTGCGACATGATCTTTAGCCCGCCAACCCGTTTTACCCCGCCGGAGTTGACGTTGGAAAAAGCCTCGAATAGCGACGGAAACCGGTAACCCGTTTGGTACGACGCCCGGAAGTTATGGTTTTCGACGGGCGAAAATACCGCTGAAATTCTTGGATTAACTTTCGGGTCAAAGTAGGTGTTTTTGTCGACCCGGATCGACCCGCTGAGTTTTAGTTTTTCGCCGAAAAACTGGCGGGATGCCTGCATAAAGCCACCCGTTTTACCATAGATCAGGTTATTGCTGGTTTTGTCGGGGTTGATAAAATAATTGCCGTCGGGGAAGACCACATAGCGCCGAAAGTCCAGACCCGCCAGCAGGTTGATGCCGGTTTTCTGCCGGAAACCCGCCCATAAAACGCGGGTGGGTTCTACCTGCGCTTCGGCATGGTACAGCCAGGATTTCACCCGCAGGGCCGCGCCAATATCCCAGTTGTTGATGTCGCGGAGTTTATCCACCTGCTGATTAAAGGTCTCTGAACCCGGTTGTGGGCGACCCGCATCGGCTGTGGTCCGTGCCGTATGGAGGGCGTCGACTGTGGATTGTCCGGCTGCGGTGCTGCTCGTAAACTGGTTCGAAAAGTCGCTAAACCACTGGTTGTCGGATTTGAACGACTTGTCGATGTTTTCGGCCATCGAGCGGATGTTGTAGGAGTCGCCCGTGTTTTCGCGCGTTCGATAGGCCCGGATCTGTACCGAGGGCGATGTGAGCGTAAGGCCGTGCTGATCGAGTAGGTAATTTTCCAGCCGAAAGCGGTTGGTGCGTTGATACACGTTGTTGAGCGTAGCAGCTTTGTACTGATAGGAGAGGGTCAGGTTCGGCCGAATACGCCAGTACAGGCCCACATCGCCCCGGAGGTTTCGAAGGCTCAGGTCGGTAATGTCGTTTTCGAAATAACCCGTTCGGGATACCACATATTTTTTGCCGCCCAGCGTCAGCGTTCGCCGGTTCGCCGACTCATCGCCGTAGTTGTTGACCAGATCGCTGCCGGGATTGTTCGCTCCCGTCAGGCCCAGCGAGGTGTTGGCATTGGGATTCAGGTCAGACTGGTCGCGGGCAATCCAGTCGTAGCCGCTCTGGTAGGTAACGTTAACTTTAACCGCCAGCCTCGACCCGATTGTGCGGGCATAACGCAGGCTGGTCTCGCTGTAAACTTTTGCCGAAACCAGCGGATCATTGACATGGTTGACCGCTGTTTTCTGGCTGACACTCAAGCCTGGCGACGAAAAAGGGTCTTTGGTGATCAGTTGCGCCAGACCATTGAGGGCGTTCAGGCCATAGAGTGCCGAAGCGGCTCCGGGGACAATCTCTACCTGCTGAATGTCGAGGTCGGAGGGAGCCAGCGCATTGGCAATTGGTGCCCCAATATGCGGTGCCTGGTTATCCATGCCGTCGACAAGCTGAACAAATCGAACATTGGTGGGGTTGGCAAAGCCGCGCGTGTTATACACCTTGAACCCTAAACTGGATGTTAACAATTGAACACCTTTTAGATTTTCAATCGCGTCGAAATACGAAGGTTGAGCGGACAGACGAATCTGCCGGGCGTCGAGCAATTCGATACTCACCGGCGATTTAAGCACATTTTCAGGAATACGCGAGGCTGTAATGACGATCTCACCCAGTTGAATTTTTCGCAGAGAGTCCTTCGGGCTAATGGTGCTGTCGGGCAGCATATTGGCCTTTGCATACGAACAAATCAGCAAAAGAGATAGTAACAAGTAGTGCATTGGTCGTTGTTTTCGTCGAAATATAACGACCGATATGTTTTTACGGAAATAACGCGTAGTGATTTACAAGTAAAAGTAATGGAGCGGTCTGGCGCGAATTGCTGGCGCGAGCATTTGCTCGTGCCTCTTTATCTAGTCAGCATTCGCTGGCCTATGTAATGGCTATTAATTTGCCAGCGAATGCTGGCTAAATGAAGGGGCACGAGCAAATGCCCGCGCCAGCCGCGCACAACTCGTGCCCGCGATGTCAGCCTGTCAGGGCAAATTGGCCAGTTCGTCGGCCAGGAACTTCTGGAATCGTTCCTGTAGGCCCCGGTAGTGATTAAGGTATTTTTCGCCTTCAGGGGTTACAAGGGTTCCACCGCCTTTTTCGCCCCCGGTTTGGGTCATAACGAGCGGTGTGTTGGCTTGGGTATTCATGGAATGGACCATCTCCCAAGCCCGTTTATAGGACATTTTCATGGCTTTAGCGGCCTGGTTGATGGAGCCGGTACGCTGAATATGACCCAGTAATTCCAGCCGACCGATGCCCATGAATCGTTCGGTGGTATCATTAGAAAGTGTTTCAAGCCAGACGCGGCCGTTAATGCGGAGGTTCATGCCGGAAACAGATAAGTATTAAATAGTCCGCCAGTTTAAACCTATAAGGTCTGAGAGACCTTATAGGTTTGTAATGCTAAAGTACGACGGATTCATTAGTTCACGACCCGTTTTACGTTCATTCTTCCAAACGCACCCTTTAATCGAACCAACTCTCTGTTGGTCAAACTGATCGAGTCTTTGGCCTGCTGACCGATGTTTCGGGCTACACTATCAGACATGTACCAGCCGAGCGGGTATTTCTCATTGTAGGCCAGCCGGAGGGTCAGGTAATTGGTTTTTGGGTTGTCAAACCGGTCCATAAACGAGTTGAACATATTGTCGCGGGTGATAGAGCCGTTATCCCAGGCATTCAGAAACGCCAACAAGGGAATCTGTACTTCCTGCAAAATAGACCGCTTTTGCGGCAAATTGCCGTTGGGGTTGCTGTTTTGAATGAACAGCACGTATGGAATAATAGTGACCCGCTCGGTCGTGTCGAGCCGACGGATAGCCGGGACGAGGTTGTTCAGCAATTGAATGCAGGTTTCCACGCCCGAGTTGTCGAAATAGCCACCATCGACCACGTGTCCGCCATACCGCTGTTTGCGGCCGTTGCCTAACAACGTATCTTTTTGGATCAGTCCTCCATTGGTCACGATGGGGAAGCGGCTGCACAGGGAAGCCGCCGTTTTGAGCGGCACGTCCGCGCCCAGCACATCCAGTGTAGAAACTACATTTTTAAAATAGTGGGCGTCGAGTTGTAGGTTGGAGGTGATGATTTTCTGCCCCGATTCGGCCAGGGTTCCGTTCAGTAACAGCGATGGCAGGTTGTAATTATAACCCGCCCGCGTCTGGTACAACTGCGTCAGCGACGAGTCGAGCGTGGATAACGCCAGGTTGTTGTAGTAGGAGGCTGCCCACGAGTCTTCGAGCCACTTTGCCCGTTCCAGCGCGGGTAACGGCACCGGAATGAGCCGCTGGACGGATTCGGGAAACAGCAGTGCCGACGATACCCCCGACAAATAATCATCCCGAATCACGTTTCGGAATTGATCGAAGGCGCGGGTACGGTCGGCTTCGGCGAAGTCGCGCAGAAAGGCCGTATAAAAAACGGTGCCAACGCCCCCGCCCGATACGCCACTCAGCGCGTACACATGCCGACTGAAACCCGGAATGATGGAGTCGAGCCGGATGAGCGTTTCGGCGGTCCAGTTCAGGGCGCGGATGCCCCCGCCTTCGGCCGCTACCAGCACCAGCGGAATGGTGTCGCCGTCTTCCTGCCGACGGGCGGCTACCCATTGGGCAAAGTGTGCGTCGACGGTTGGGCGTTGTGAGATGGGCGGTACTAATGTTCCCGTCGCTTTCCGAACCGCCGTATTGTCGTTAAACGCACTGATGATGACTAAATATCCGGCCACGATCAGCACGAGCGGACGGTAGCGGTAATCGTTGAAATAGACCACCACGCTTCCCCAGAAGGTGTACATCGTAATGCCGAAAATGATGATGGCCGTTGGACGTAAGCGTTGGGCGATGCCCCACTGAACGGGCAGACTGAACAACGCAATCAGAAACAGCGTCAGCATAACGCCCGTCCGGATTACCAGCCGCCCAAGCGGATGTCGCCACAAACATCGAATATCCTGTTTAATATTGGTGTAGCGATCCGAAAACCGCCAGTGGTCGGGCAGGGCAAAAACGGGAACGTGCTGTTCTACCCAAAGAAACTGAATCAGCATCGCGCCACTTTCCAGCAGAAGCAGATACGGTTGCCAACGATCAGGTTTCCAGAACGCATAGGCCAGAATCAGTGCCGGGAGCACACCGCCCACCTTGGGAAGCCACCGAAGCAACAGATCGCTTTCCTTATTCATGCGGATACCAACCGGCGAAATATGCAGAATCATGCGCGTACAGCCGTACACGAGCCAGCTCCAGACGAGCGTACTGAGCAGAATGTATTGAAACAGCCGATGAAAAACGCCGTCGTCAATAACGGCGTTGATCATATCGCCCGCCTGATCGGGAACGGTCAGAATGTAGAGCGACAGGAGCAGCGTAATGATGATGACAAAGGCGTTCCGCTGTGTCTGGTAAAACGCGATGGTATAATTTCTAATATGTTGCGCAAAAGACGGCGGAGAACTGGGCTGCACAGGAAACAGGATTGAATCGTCAATTGATTGAATGTACCCGTTTGCAGGTAAAAAGCAGCCGAGTCATTCGTTAATTTTTGGCCAAAGTCTATCTCTATAACGTCTGTAGCGTCAATTTCGGCTTGTTCCCGTTTAGTATTTTAAGTGAAGCCTTATTGGTTAGGGGTTGCTTTTTGTGTTAACAAACGAGCTATTTTCTTTTCCGTACCTTTGCCGAAAACCACCAGTAACGAACCCGTATGGACGTAAAAGACAGTAATGGAACCAGCCTGGCCGAAGGCGATTCAGTAAAATTGATCAAAGATTTGAAAGTAAGGGGCTCATCATCAACGCTCAAACGGGGAACCGTTGTTAAAAATATTCGACTTACCGACGATGCTGAAGAAATTGAAGGTAAAGTCGAGAAAACCGTGATGGTTCTGAAAACAATGTTTTTGCAGAAGGTATAATCGCTTACTGCCCGTCGCGCCGGATATCCGGCGCGACGGGCAGTAAGCGATTAGTTAGATAACGTATTACGTCAGCGGGTGTGAATTAGTATCCTCAGACCCGTTCGTCGAAACTCAGTTCCTGCTGGTGCTCCCGGATATAATGGGCCTTGACAACCGTAGCGGTTTTATGATCGCCGGTATGGCTCCAGCCTGGAGGCATAATGATGTAGAGGAGTTTATTTTTAAGACCCGGCGCCCTGTACACATCCTTGCCCAGCGCGACAATCTCGCCAAAGTAAGCATCCAGAAAATCGCCTTTTTTCATGGGGCGGCTAATGCCGTATTCAATTTCCATCGTTGTTTTTTCATCCTGTAAGGTACCAAAGGCTCTATCCCATATGTTCAGGAGATTGCAAAAGTTGGTGTCCATATACAATGGATTGCGGGCATGATGTACGCGGTGATGCGATGGTGTAAGAATAATTTTATTCAAGACGCCCAGCCGCCCGTCTTTGAGCAGATTCTCGCCAATATGGATAAACGATCCCCAGGTTCCGTCGATGAACATGATGAGAAAAAGCAAGGGAGGATTTACGCCCAGCAGAATACAGATGGTGGTACGGATGATATCGGCGTAGGGCGCTTCGAGAAAAAAGTGCGCGTAGGTTACGGACAGGTTCATGTACTCCGGTGCGTGGTGGGTAGAGTGCAGGCACCAGAAGAGCCGAACTTTATGCCCGAAATAATGATAGACAAAATGGGCTAGCTCCCAAACCACGTACCCATATATAAACCAGTACCAGGTAAATGATGTCTTTATAAGTGCATAAGGCTCAAACAGCCCAATGCAGAAAGCAACCATCGCAATCGACAGGAAGCTGGAAATAAAGCGGTTCAGGATATAGGTGAACACAGAAATTTTGTACTGGTCATGCGAGTAGCGCCGGTAAAACAGCCCACGAATAATCTCAATCAACAGAAGTACTGGAAGGACCGGTCTTAAAAAAGCCTGAATACCTTTCTGGGTCAGCAGCGCTTCATAGTTCTGCGTCTGAATGATTTCCCAAAGCTGGTCAAACCCCCAGAACCCGACGAATTCGTGGTAAAGGATTTCGAAAATATGCATAAAGTAAAGCAGGTTACCGATAGGAGCAAGTTGGTGTCTATTGCGCTACTGAATCAGGTAAGTGCTTGTCAGGCAGTACCCAAACAGACTAAACATTTTTTGTGCGCAATTATACCGTTCGTTATCGATAAACGCCATACGTAGTTCTAAAACGAATGGGCATTCACTCTTCGTAAGAGTTAGCCGATCAGTGCGTTATGTGCCTGCCTCATTGTGTTCATTAACTGGTAAATACGCGTTCGCCCCGCCGGATCGCGTTCACCAGATTATGCGCCCGGCGGGTGGGTTCGGGGATTCGGTAGCCTCCGTCACACGCCAACGTGAGCGAAATAGCCGTTTCCAGATCGATCAGATTGCCTGGCGATACATACACCGGATTTACCTTGTTTTTCGTTCGCAAAGCGGCTCCAATTACTTCGTTATAATGCCGCATCGGCGACCAGTTGCCGCGCTCCGGTGCCGGTTCGTCGTACTTACCCACCAGCACCGATTTGCCGCAGCCAAACGTAGGCCGGTTCAGGAACAGGCCTGCGTGGGAGGCAATCCCAATCCGGCGGGGGTGCGCCGTGCCGTGTCCGTCGAACATCACCACGTCGGGCTCGGTCTTGAGTTTCTGCCACGCTTCGAGCAGGGACGGAATTTCCCGAAACGATAGCAAACCCGGAATGTACGGGAACGGGGCTGTACTAACCACGCCTGCTTCTTCAATGGTTTCGAGCGTATCCAGTTGCAGCACCACAATACCCGCATACACGGTTTCTTCGAACTTATTGAACGAAATATCGCAGCCCGCAATCGTTTTAGGCGGTTCTGTCAGAGGCTGAATCTTAATCTGATTACGCAACTGATTTTGCAGGATGACGGCTTCGGTGGGTGTTACGTTCCACTCGTGAAGAGGCTGGTAAGTGGCCATAGGTAGATATAATTCGTACCTACCTAACTCGCCGGTTGGATAAGGGTTTAATTTTCATTACTTCATTGAGGTTGCTTCCGAATCAAGGTTACGACAAAATTAAATTGTGAATCGGTGTGCAGTAGTAAATCATTTATTGTAACGGGCACGTAGTAATCCGGCAGTGTGCCGCGCCCTTTCTG is a window of Spirosoma linguale DSM 74 DNA encoding:
- a CDS encoding fatty acid hydroxylase (PFAM: fatty acid hydroxylase~KEGG: oan:Oant_3860 hypothetical protein), with the translated sequence MHIFEILYHEFVGFWGFDQLWEIIQTQNYEALLTQKGIQAFLRPVLPVLLLIEIIRGLFYRRYSHDQYKISVFTYILNRFISSFLSIAMVAFCIGLFEPYALIKTSFTWYWFIYGYVVWELAHFVYHYFGHKVRLFWCLHSTHHAPEYMNLSVTYAHFFLEAPYADIIRTTICILLGVNPPLLFLIMFIDGTWGSFIHIGENLLKDGRLGVLNKIILTPSHHRVHHARNPLYMDTNFCNLLNIWDRAFGTLQDEKTTMEIEYGISRPMKKGDFLDAYFGEIVALGKDVYRAPGLKNKLLYIIMPPGWSHTGDHKTATVVKAHYIREHQQELSFDERV
- a CDS encoding putative transcriptional regulator, ModE family (PFAM: regulatory protein LysR~KEGG: tgr:Tgr7_1573 putative molybdenum-binding protein); this translates as MNLRINGRVWLETLSNDTTERFMGIGRLELLGHIQRTGSINQAAKAMKMSYKRAWEMVHSMNTQANTPLVMTQTGGEKGGGTLVTPEGEKYLNHYRGLQERFQKFLADELANLP
- a CDS encoding PhnA protein (PFAM: PhnA protein~KEGG: wsu:WS1535 Zn-ribbon-containing protein- involved in phosphonate metabolism), translating into MDVKDSNGTSLAEGDSVKLIKDLKVRGSSSTLKRGTVVKNIRLTDDAEEIEGKVEKTVMVLKTMFLQKV
- a CDS encoding L-sorbosone dehydrogenase (KEGG: noc:Noc_2145 L-sorbosone dehydrogenase) codes for the protein MKAIVLLVTATTTLALAGPGTITPGKSVKSVPLKPHAASATRAAIAPDPDNGGLKLTNGFRALVFADNLGKARHIAVDNAGTVFVKLEKLNEGKGIVELIDANGDGRADETIKFGNNTGTGMAIYDGYMYASSDTSVYRYKLTNGKVMETTPMEPIITGLTLQRQHASKSMAISPDGKLFVNFGAPSNACQEKDRQKGSKGMDPCPILEEYGGIWQFDANKLNQHKADGKRYATGIRNAVALDWNTASNSLYALQHGRDNLNNWGGIFTDEYSAEFPSEEMLMVKEGADFGWPYCFNNHEKNQKLLAPEYGGDGTKIDRCAGKDKPIMAFPGHWAPNDLLFYTGNAFPARYKNGAFVCFHGSWNRAPLKQGGYFVAFIPFGKDGRPSGKYEVFAENFAGVAEEGKPGTSVNAGKLDLASPGDAKARPVGLAQGPDGSLYISDSVKGKVWRVMYMAKK
- a CDS encoding TonB-dependent receptor (PFAM: TonB-dependent receptor; TonB-dependent receptor plug~KEGG: mxa:MXAN_6044 TonB-dependent receptor); translation: MHYLLLSLLLICSYAKANMLPDSTISPKDSLRKIQLGEIVITASRIPENVLKSPVSIELLDARQIRLSAQPSYFDAIENLKGVQLLTSSLGFKVYNTRGFANPTNVRFVQLVDGMDNQAPHIGAPIANALAPSDLDIQQVEIVPGAASALYGLNALNGLAQLITKDPFSSPGLSVSQKTAVNHVNDPLVSAKVYSETSLRYARTIGSRLAVKVNVTYQSGYDWIARDQSDLNPNANTSLGLTGANNPGSDLVNNYGDESANRRTLTLGGKKYVVSRTGYFENDITDLSLRNLRGDVGLYWRIRPNLTLSYQYKAATLNNVYQRTNRFRLENYLLDQHGLTLTSPSVQIRAYRTRENTGDSYNIRSMAENIDKSFKSDNQWFSDFSNQFTSSTAAGQSTVDALHTARTTADAGRPQPGSETFNQQVDKLRDINNWDIGAALRVKSWLYHAEAQVEPTRVLWAGFRQKTGINLLAGLDFRRYVVFPDGNYFINPDKTSNNLIYGKTGGFMQASRQFFGEKLKLSGSIRVDKNTYFDPKVNPRISAVFSPVENHNFRASYQTGYRFPSLFEAFSNVNSGGVKRVGGLKIMSQGIFENSYLRTSIDAFQAAINTDVNTNKLTTDQAIQKNKGLLKPNTYTYLKPEQVNSVEVGYKGLFFDKKLYVDVDFYFNVYRNFIAQVEANIPRGKNPDSLAYYMADRNQQDRYRLWTNSKTKVYNYGSSLGLRYSAGRDWVISGNVSLAKLDRTDQGDGLEEAFNTPKWITNVGISNPALWQNVGFALNYKYQSSFLWQSSLATGVVPAINTFDAQISYALTNLGRSANSLSFKIGGTNLLNKPYTTFTAGPSVGGFYYVTVVATAL
- a CDS encoding hypothetical protein (KEGG: msl:Msil_0816 hypothetical protein); this translates as MQPSSPPSFAQHIRNYTIAFYQTQRNAFVIIITLLLSLYILTVPDQAGDMINAVIDDGVFHRLFQYILLSTLVWSWLVYGCTRMILHISPVGIRMNKESDLLLRWLPKVGGVLPALILAYAFWKPDRWQPYLLLLESGAMLIQFLWVEQHVPVFALPDHWRFSDRYTNIKQDIRCLWRHPLGRLVIRTGVMLTLFLIALFSLPVQWGIAQRLRPTAIIIFGITMYTFWGSVVVYFNDYRYRPLVLIVAGYLVIISAFNDNTAVRKATGTLVPPISQRPTVDAHFAQWVAARRQEDGDTIPLVLVAAEGGGIRALNWTAETLIRLDSIIPGFSRHVYALSGVSGGGVGTVFYTAFLRDFAEADRTRAFDQFRNVIRDDYLSGVSSALLFPESVQRLIPVPLPALERAKWLEDSWAASYYNNLALSTLDSSLTQLYQTRAGYNYNLPSLLLNGTLAESGQKIITSNLQLDAHYFKNVVSTLDVLGADVPLKTAASLCSRFPIVTNGGLIQKDTLLGNGRKQRYGGHVVDGGYFDNSGVETCIQLLNNLVPAIRRLDTTERVTIIPYVLFIQNSNPNGNLPQKRSILQEVQIPLLAFLNAWDNGSITRDNMFNSFMDRFDNPKTNYLTLRLAYNEKYPLGWYMSDSVARNIGQQAKDSISLTNRELVRLKGAFGRMNVKRVVN